In Terriglobales bacterium, a genomic segment contains:
- a CDS encoding HipA family kinase, which yields MIRAKQHLRPMRGGAQSHLMYADDGRYYIVKFQNNPQHVRVLANELLATRIAERIGLPVPITELIEVSSWLIENTPELRIRTGSSSVPCQHGLALAIRFVIEPLEGTVFDYLPAAVLDRVRNLNDFAGMLALDKWTCNTNGRQAVFWKKTRDKKYTATFIDQGYCFNAGDWDFPDSPLRGVYPRNEVYAGVNGWESFEPWLSRIENFDPRVLWEIAESVPPEWYGSSLTEMERLIEQLISRRSKVRELIESFRKSTREPFQNWKEQFAAAR from the coding sequence GTGATCCGGGCCAAACAGCATCTGCGTCCCATGCGTGGAGGCGCGCAGAGCCATCTCATGTACGCCGACGATGGCCGCTACTACATCGTCAAATTTCAGAACAATCCTCAGCACGTTCGCGTGCTCGCCAATGAACTGCTGGCGACGCGCATCGCCGAGCGCATTGGGTTGCCTGTTCCCATTACGGAACTGATTGAAGTGAGCTCGTGGCTCATCGAGAACACTCCTGAGCTTCGGATTCGTACCGGTTCATCCAGTGTTCCCTGCCAACACGGCCTCGCACTGGCGATCCGCTTCGTCATCGAGCCGCTCGAAGGTACGGTCTTCGACTATTTACCGGCTGCCGTGCTTGATCGCGTCCGCAACCTCAACGATTTCGCCGGCATGCTCGCGCTCGATAAGTGGACCTGCAACACCAATGGCCGGCAGGCAGTTTTTTGGAAGAAGACGCGCGATAAGAAATACACGGCCACGTTCATCGATCAGGGCTACTGCTTCAATGCCGGCGACTGGGATTTTCCTGATTCGCCTTTGCGCGGAGTTTACCCGCGAAACGAAGTCTATGCCGGGGTGAATGGATGGGAGTCGTTCGAGCCGTGGCTCTCGCGCATCGAGAACTTCGATCCGCGAGTGCTTTGGGAGATTGCAGAATCGGTGCCGCCGGAGTGGTACGGCTCAAGTCTCACCGAAATGGAGCGCCTGATCGAGCAGCTTATTTCGCGCCGCAGCAAAGTTCGTGAGCTGATCGAGAGCTTCCGGAAATCAACGCGCGAGCCGTTCCAGAACTGGAAAGAGCAGTTCGCAGCGGCGAGGTAA